A single window of Candidatus Polarisedimenticolia bacterium DNA harbors:
- a CDS encoding helicase-related protein, with translation LVTTLTKRMAEELTQYYRDVGVRVEYLHSDVETLERVRVLRSLRRGTFDVLVGVNLLREGLDLPEVSLVGVLDADKEGYLRSAGALIQTAGRAARNVRGRVIFYADRMTDSMQRAIQETTRRRAMQEQYNLEHGITPETIVKALDDVLGSVYEADYLKIDLEVSEDETRYADRESLEREIATLREAMKQAAAKLDFERAAELRDRIRFLEKIDLSA, from the coding sequence CTGGTGACGACGCTGACGAAGCGGATGGCCGAGGAGCTGACGCAGTACTACCGGGACGTGGGGGTGCGCGTGGAATACCTGCACTCCGACGTGGAGACGCTCGAGCGGGTGCGGGTGCTGCGCAGCCTGCGGCGCGGCACCTTCGACGTCCTGGTCGGAGTGAATCTGCTGCGCGAGGGACTGGATCTTCCCGAGGTGTCGCTGGTCGGCGTGCTCGACGCCGACAAGGAGGGTTACCTGCGATCCGCCGGCGCCCTGATCCAGACGGCCGGGCGCGCGGCGCGCAACGTCCGCGGGCGCGTCATCTTCTATGCCGACCGGATGACCGACTCGATGCAGCGCGCCATTCAGGAGACCACGCGCCGGCGCGCCATGCAGGAGCAGTACAACCTCGAGCACGGCATTACCCCCGAGACGATCGTGAAGGCGCTCGACGACGTCCTCGGGAGCGTCTACGAGGCCGACTATCTCAAGATCGATCTCGAGGTCTCGGAGGACGAGACGCGGTACGCCGATCGCGAATCGCTGGAGCGCGAGATCGCCACGCTGCGCGAGGCGATGAAACAGGCGGCCGCGAAGCTCGATTTCGAGCGCGCCGCCGAGCTGCGCGATCGGATCCGCTTCCTCGAGAAGATCGATCTGAGCGCCTGA